The following are encoded together in the Streptomyces rapamycinicus NRRL 5491 genome:
- a CDS encoding glutaredoxin domain-containing protein: MTRAWILPTVLVLCGASFAAGLISSGNPGTAVAPLLVFVTLAVVNSPLIFPRSISAPEAQRRSAADGRPVVFWRPGCAFCLRLRIRLGRGARRVHWVNIWRDPAGAAAVRAANDGNETVPTVIVAGRSHTNPDPAWVREQLSRRR, from the coding sequence ATGACGCGCGCTTGGATCCTGCCGACAGTCCTCGTGCTCTGCGGCGCGTCCTTCGCCGCCGGCCTGATCTCCAGCGGAAACCCTGGCACGGCCGTAGCGCCCCTGCTGGTGTTCGTGACTCTCGCGGTCGTGAACTCGCCCCTGATCTTCCCGCGGTCGATCAGCGCGCCGGAGGCACAACGACGCAGCGCGGCGGACGGCCGTCCAGTCGTCTTCTGGCGACCGGGCTGCGCGTTCTGCCTCCGCCTGCGCATCCGCCTGGGCCGCGGCGCCCGCCGGGTGCACTGGGTCAACATCTGGCGTGACCCGGCTGGTGCGGCGGCGGTGAGGGCCGCCAACGACGGCAACGAGACCGTACCGACCGTCATCGTGGCAGGCCGCTCGCACACCAACCCCGATCCGGCGTGGGTACGCGAACAGCTCTCCCGTCGCCGCTGA
- a CDS encoding amidohydrolase encodes MLCTRLTNARFLTMDPDHPVAHDLGIWRGRIAGLDKAVTSLPAREVIDLQGATVLPGFIDPHAHLAWTGFKQQTPSIAGRTRIDDVLATVEETVTRNSSPGAWVSIAGYDQRALGRHLTAAELDKVSRGRKLMVTHDSGHGCLVNSAVLDLLPAGIPHESGFLAEGAMGAARALRLPYSQRELAEAIGRAARTCLAEGVTACAEAGIGGALFGHSPVELGAYQLARDSGLLPLRVQVMVSADRLHPVAAHEADGIPRALDLGLRTGFGDDRLSVGALKIYTDGGMMARTAALSSPYEGLDHRGEPQDDPEALAETIVDGHLAGWQLAVHAIGDRAADVALDALERAQRLRPRPGARHRIEHAGLIRPDQLPRFAGLGISAVVQPGFLRHFGDDYAAIMGEERAPWLYRGKAFLDHGIPLVGSSDRPVTDGSPLTAIQFMVERTSESGQVIGPDEGIVLDEALRAYTVAGAFACRWEDSLGSLTPGKLADLAVLGDDPRRVDTSRIGDIEVVAAYVDGRWSPAQR; translated from the coding sequence ATGCTCTGCACCAGACTGACGAACGCCCGCTTCCTCACCATGGACCCGGACCACCCCGTCGCCCACGACCTGGGCATCTGGCGGGGCCGGATCGCGGGCCTGGACAAGGCCGTGACCTCCCTGCCCGCCCGCGAGGTGATCGACCTGCAAGGCGCCACCGTGCTGCCCGGGTTCATCGACCCCCATGCGCACCTGGCCTGGACCGGGTTCAAGCAGCAGACCCCGAGCATCGCGGGCCGCACCCGGATCGACGACGTGCTCGCCACCGTGGAGGAGACCGTCACCCGGAACAGCTCGCCCGGGGCCTGGGTGAGCATCGCCGGATACGACCAGCGAGCCCTGGGACGCCACCTGACCGCCGCCGAACTGGACAAGGTCAGCCGCGGGCGCAAGCTGATGGTGACGCACGACTCCGGGCACGGCTGCCTCGTCAACTCCGCCGTTCTCGACCTGCTCCCCGCCGGCATCCCGCACGAGAGCGGCTTCCTCGCCGAGGGCGCCATGGGCGCCGCCCGCGCTCTGCGCCTCCCGTACTCCCAGCGGGAACTGGCCGAGGCGATCGGCCGCGCCGCCCGCACCTGCCTGGCCGAGGGCGTCACCGCCTGCGCCGAGGCGGGCATCGGCGGCGCCCTCTTCGGCCACAGCCCGGTCGAGCTGGGCGCCTACCAACTCGCCCGTGACTCGGGCCTGTTGCCGCTGCGCGTACAGGTCATGGTGTCCGCCGACCGGCTGCACCCGGTCGCCGCACACGAAGCCGACGGCATTCCCCGGGCCCTCGACCTGGGACTGCGCACTGGGTTCGGCGACGACCGGCTCTCCGTGGGCGCGCTGAAGATCTACACGGACGGCGGCATGATGGCCCGGACCGCCGCGCTCAGCAGCCCGTACGAGGGGCTGGACCACAGGGGTGAGCCGCAGGACGATCCGGAGGCGCTCGCGGAGACGATCGTGGACGGCCACCTGGCCGGGTGGCAGCTCGCGGTCCACGCGATCGGCGACCGCGCCGCCGATGTGGCCCTGGACGCCCTGGAACGGGCCCAGCGGCTCCGGCCACGCCCCGGCGCCCGGCACCGCATCGAGCACGCCGGCCTGATCCGCCCCGATCAGCTTCCGCGCTTCGCGGGACTCGGTATCAGTGCGGTCGTGCAGCCCGGCTTCCTGCGTCACTTCGGCGACGACTACGCGGCGATCATGGGCGAGGAACGGGCCCCGTGGCTCTACCGCGGCAAGGCGTTCCTGGACCACGGCATCCCCCTCGTCGGCAGCTCCGACCGTCCCGTCACGGACGGATCCCCGCTGACGGCCATCCAGTTCATGGTCGAGCGCACCTCCGAGTCCGGTCAGGTGATCGGCCCGGATGAGGGGATCGTCCTCGACGAGGCCCTGCGGGCCTACACGGTCGCGGGCGCGTTCGCCTGCCGCTGGGAGGACAGCCTGGGAAGCCTCACCCCGGGCAAGCTCGCCGACCTGGCCGTGCTCGGCGACGACCCCCGGCGTGTCGATACGTCGCGTATCGGGGACATCGAGGTGGTGGCGGCGTACGTCGACGGCCGCTGGAGCCCGGCACAGCGATAG
- a CDS encoding alpha/beta fold hydrolase, translating to MRLGAADGKNAFAGFGLPGAPGTGEFWAAARTPASVPADGGGWVTLFLWRGSPTSIGFESWSEPVPLRRWGDTDCWYAEVRMPERLRVTYQFLVGDAAHADPFNPVGAGGERSIAATPDAPAQPHWPVIGADAVLPLPRTRIRWSSERLGGRRTARVHPAGGGGPVVLLLDGDDWLYLHPAMAAFDSAVASGEMPAVTLVFLPSGDRETEFGCGPALWEAIRDELLPLVAESGVPADVDQLVVAGQSMGGLSAMYAALEFPDLVSRVACQSGSFWWAPGAMDLPDPLGGPVGGTVAARLRERPDLSGLRVAFDVGEHETRMLPHCELTESLATRTGATVRVSRSASGHDRAGWRHALLRDVAWALDERVFR from the coding sequence ATGCGCCTGGGCGCGGCCGATGGGAAGAACGCCTTCGCCGGGTTCGGGCTGCCCGGCGCACCCGGCACCGGCGAGTTCTGGGCGGCGGCGAGGACACCCGCGTCGGTGCCCGCCGACGGCGGTGGATGGGTGACCTTGTTCCTGTGGCGCGGCTCCCCGACGAGCATCGGCTTCGAGAGCTGGTCGGAGCCGGTCCCGCTGCGCCGGTGGGGCGATACGGACTGCTGGTACGCCGAGGTGCGCATGCCCGAGCGGCTGCGCGTGACCTATCAGTTCCTCGTGGGCGACGCGGCGCACGCCGACCCGTTCAACCCGGTCGGTGCGGGCGGTGAACGGTCCATCGCCGCGACCCCGGACGCCCCGGCCCAGCCGCACTGGCCCGTCATCGGCGCCGACGCCGTACTGCCACTCCCGCGCACCCGGATCCGCTGGAGCAGCGAACGGCTCGGCGGGCGGCGCACCGCGCGGGTCCACCCGGCGGGCGGTGGCGGGCCCGTGGTCCTGCTGCTCGACGGGGACGACTGGCTGTACCTGCACCCGGCCATGGCCGCGTTCGACTCGGCCGTCGCCAGTGGCGAGATGCCCGCCGTCACACTCGTCTTCCTGCCGAGCGGGGACAGGGAGACCGAGTTCGGATGCGGGCCCGCCCTGTGGGAGGCGATCCGGGACGAACTGCTGCCGCTGGTGGCGGAATCCGGCGTACCCGCCGATGTGGACCAGCTGGTGGTCGCCGGGCAGAGCATGGGTGGGCTGAGCGCGATGTACGCGGCACTGGAGTTCCCGGACCTGGTGTCCCGCGTCGCCTGTCAGTCGGGGTCCTTCTGGTGGGCCCCCGGCGCCATGGACCTGCCGGACCCCTTGGGCGGCCCGGTCGGCGGCACCGTCGCCGCGCGCCTGCGGGAGCGTCCCGACCTGTCCGGGCTGCGTGTCGCGTTCGACGTGGGGGAACACGAGACCCGGATGCTCCCCCACTGCGAGCTGACCGAGTCCCTGGCGACACGAACCGGCGCGACCGTACGGGTCTCCCGGTCGGCGTCCGGCCATGACCGGGCGGGCTGGCGGCACGCCCTGCTCAGGGATGTCGCCTGGGCGCTCGATGAGCGGGTGTTTCGTTAG
- a CDS encoding response regulator, whose translation MTEPIRVLVADDQSLLRGSFRVLIDTAPGLTTVGEAGTGTEAVESTRRLRPDVVLMDIRMPGMDGIEATRHIARSPETAQTRILILTTFDLDEYVYGALRAGAAGFLLKDTSPESLLAGIRTVAAGESLLAPSVTRRLIAAFARLPHACPAPGSSLENLTDREREVLLLVARGLSNTDIAEYLHLSHGTVKTHIGRLLSKLEARDRAQLVISAYESGLVTATTDS comes from the coding sequence GTGACCGAACCGATCCGGGTCCTGGTCGCCGACGACCAGTCCCTGCTCCGGGGCAGTTTCCGCGTGCTCATCGACACCGCGCCCGGACTGACCACGGTGGGCGAGGCCGGAACCGGCACCGAAGCCGTCGAGAGCACCCGGCGGCTGCGCCCGGACGTGGTGCTCATGGACATCCGGATGCCCGGCATGGACGGGATCGAGGCGACGCGGCACATCGCCCGGTCACCCGAGACAGCACAGACACGCATCCTCATCCTCACCACCTTCGACCTCGATGAGTACGTGTACGGGGCGCTGCGGGCCGGGGCAGCGGGGTTCCTGCTGAAGGACACCTCGCCCGAGAGCCTGCTGGCCGGCATCCGCACCGTCGCCGCCGGAGAGTCCCTCCTGGCACCCTCGGTGACCCGGCGCCTGATCGCCGCGTTCGCCCGCCTTCCCCACGCGTGCCCGGCTCCCGGCTCCTCGTTGGAGAACCTCACGGACCGCGAGCGAGAGGTCCTGCTGCTGGTGGCCCGCGGCCTCTCCAACACCGACATCGCCGAATACCTCCACCTCAGCCACGGCACCGTCAAGACACACATCGGCCGGCTGCTGAGCAAGCTGGAAGCGCGCGATCGTGCGCAACTTGTCATCAGCGCCTACGAATCAGGGCTCGTCACGGCGACCACCGACTCATGA
- a CDS encoding ABC transporter transmembrane domain-containing protein, with protein MTTPDTRRPRPGPDILRTALRRNLGAMAWGTVLMGLYQAGETAFPIALGLIVEHTMRHRSLGALGLSIAALAVIITTVSLSWRFGMRVLQKANTTEAHRWRVKVAACGLQPVARDMDLKSGEVLTIATEDADQTADIIEVVPLLISSLVAVLVAAVALGLADVRLGLLVIVGTVAILSVLSVLSRRIGSSTREQQARVARAGAKVADLITGLRPLHGFGGNQAAFRSYREVSAEATHQAITVAKVNGVYAGTALALNAILAAAVTLTAGSLAWSGRINVGELVMAVGLAQFIMEPLKLFSEMPKYVMMARASAERMALVLAAPPVTASGAEHPAAGGGLDVDCLRYGSLRKLKFQVSAGEFVAIAAYQPRAAADLASILAVTVPPGVYEGAVRVSGRELGELSVEALRAYLLVNPYDGEIFAGTLGTNIDPLGTSRMVPEAIEASMLTDVVALHREGLDYRVRDRGANLSGGQRQRLSLARALAADTEVLVLHDPTTAVDAVTEQLIARNVAKLRRGRTTIVITSSPALLDAADRVLALDEGVITAEDTHRNLLATDEDYCAAVAR; from the coding sequence ACACGATGCGCCACCGGAGCCTCGGCGCGCTCGGTCTGTCGATCGCCGCGCTGGCGGTGATCATCACGACGGTGTCGCTGTCATGGCGGTTCGGGATGCGCGTCCTCCAGAAGGCCAACACGACCGAGGCACACCGCTGGCGGGTGAAGGTCGCGGCCTGTGGCCTTCAGCCGGTGGCCAGGGACATGGACCTCAAGTCCGGCGAGGTGCTCACCATCGCCACTGAGGACGCCGACCAGACCGCAGACATCATCGAGGTGGTGCCGCTGCTGATCAGCTCGCTGGTCGCGGTGCTGGTCGCGGCGGTCGCCCTCGGCCTGGCCGATGTGCGGCTCGGCCTGCTGGTGATCGTGGGAACCGTCGCGATCCTGTCGGTCCTGAGCGTGCTGTCCAGGCGGATCGGCTCCAGCACCCGCGAACAGCAGGCCCGGGTGGCGCGGGCGGGCGCGAAGGTCGCCGACCTGATCACCGGGCTGCGCCCGCTGCACGGCTTCGGCGGCAACCAGGCGGCGTTCCGGTCCTACCGTGAGGTCAGCGCGGAGGCGACCCACCAGGCGATCACGGTCGCCAAGGTCAACGGCGTGTACGCGGGCACCGCGCTGGCGCTCAACGCGATCCTCGCCGCCGCTGTGACCCTGACGGCGGGCTCGCTGGCGTGGAGCGGCCGGATCAACGTCGGCGAACTCGTCATGGCGGTGGGGCTGGCGCAGTTCATCATGGAACCGCTCAAGCTGTTCTCGGAGATGCCGAAGTACGTGATGATGGCGCGCGCGTCGGCCGAGCGGATGGCGCTGGTGCTGGCCGCGCCGCCGGTGACGGCTTCGGGGGCGGAGCACCCGGCCGCGGGCGGAGGCCTCGACGTCGACTGCCTCCGCTACGGCTCCCTGCGCAAGCTGAAGTTCCAGGTGAGCGCCGGCGAGTTCGTGGCGATCGCCGCCTACCAGCCGCGCGCGGCGGCCGACCTGGCGTCGATCCTGGCCGTGACCGTCCCGCCCGGCGTGTACGAGGGGGCGGTGCGGGTGAGCGGGCGGGAGCTCGGGGAGCTGTCGGTCGAGGCGCTCCGCGCGTACCTGCTGGTCAACCCGTACGACGGGGAGATCTTCGCGGGCACCCTCGGTACCAACATCGACCCGTTGGGCACCAGCCGGATGGTCCCGGAGGCCATCGAGGCGTCCATGCTGACCGACGTGGTCGCCCTCCACCGTGAAGGACTCGACTACCGGGTCCGCGACCGCGGTGCGAACCTCTCCGGGGGCCAGCGCCAGCGGCTGTCCCTGGCCCGTGCCCTCGCCGCCGACACCGAAGTCCTCGTCCTGCACGACCCGACGACGGCCGTCGACGCGGTCACCGAGCAGCTCATCGCGCGCAACGTCGCGAAGCTGCGCCGGGGCCGGACCACCATCGTGATCACCAGTAGCCCGGCCCTCCTGGACGCCGCCGACCGTGTCCTCGCACTGGACGAAGGCGTCATCACCGCCGAGGACACCCACCGCAACCTCCTCGCCACGGACGAGGACTACTGCGCGGCGGTGGCCCGGTGA
- a CDS encoding sensor histidine kinase: MRIVRWRPRTGPHLLAVDACVAGVVTAAYVALAGQGGSDGLPRFSGPVWVGWLVAAGVGAPLAARRLWPLPALVVVLGATAAATLLDITRDPYLATALALYAVALLVPPRRTEAALALTLAVSAAAVIIGEAVLTPSGPWPEAAGTVALVWLVTGGAWAAGRAVRQRRARAARRERRLAEEALAEERLCIARELHDIVSHSLSVIVVKASVANHVAEERPEETRDAIGAIERTGREALTEMRRALGMLRGDPATPHTPGDPATPHTPGGDAGPHKPGADAAQMAPPPGLDDLPALVRRAERAGIRAGLRTRLAADLPAGTALTVYRIVQEALTNVVKHAGDGTHCEVTVTADTRGQVHIEVADDGAGRAPLSGRADLRGGHGLVGMRERVMMYGGTLRAGPRPGGGFAVSVRLPAGPAHGTASDRREPTA; encoded by the coding sequence GTGCGCATTGTGCGGTGGCGCCCGCGGACCGGGCCGCATCTGCTGGCAGTCGACGCCTGCGTGGCGGGTGTGGTGACGGCCGCGTATGTGGCTCTGGCCGGGCAGGGCGGGTCCGACGGCCTGCCCCGGTTCTCCGGCCCGGTATGGGTGGGCTGGCTGGTGGCGGCTGGTGTGGGAGCACCGCTGGCCGCCCGGCGGCTGTGGCCCCTGCCCGCCCTCGTGGTGGTGCTGGGCGCCACGGCAGCGGCGACACTCCTCGACATCACCCGCGACCCCTATCTCGCCACCGCCCTGGCCCTCTACGCGGTGGCGCTCCTGGTACCGCCCCGCCGGACCGAGGCGGCGCTGGCGCTGACCCTGGCCGTCTCGGCGGCCGCGGTCATCATTGGGGAGGCGGTGCTGACCCCGTCCGGCCCGTGGCCGGAAGCGGCCGGAACCGTGGCGCTGGTGTGGCTGGTGACCGGTGGCGCATGGGCCGCGGGCCGTGCCGTACGTCAGCGGCGGGCCCGGGCGGCGCGGCGCGAGCGGCGCCTGGCCGAGGAGGCGCTGGCCGAGGAACGCCTGTGCATCGCCCGGGAGTTGCACGACATCGTCTCCCACAGCCTCAGCGTGATCGTCGTCAAGGCGTCGGTCGCCAACCACGTGGCCGAGGAACGCCCCGAGGAGACACGGGACGCCATCGGCGCGATCGAGCGCACCGGCCGGGAGGCGCTGACCGAGATGCGGCGCGCCCTGGGCATGCTGCGCGGCGACCCCGCCACACCGCACACACCAGGCGACCCCGCCACACCGCACACACCAGGTGGCGACGCCGGACCGCACAAACCAGGTGCCGACGCGGCGCAGATGGCACCTCCTCCCGGACTGGACGACCTGCCCGCCCTGGTCCGGCGCGCCGAGCGGGCGGGCATCCGCGCCGGGCTCCGCACCCGGCTGGCGGCCGACCTCCCCGCGGGGACGGCACTGACCGTCTACCGCATCGTCCAGGAGGCGCTGACCAACGTCGTCAAGCACGCCGGCGACGGAACGCACTGCGAGGTCACCGTCACCGCGGACACGCGCGGCCAGGTGCACATCGAAGTGGCCGACGACGGAGCGGGGAGGGCGCCGCTGTCCGGCCGGGCGGACCTCAGGGGCGGGCACGGACTGGTGGGGATGCGGGAACGGGTGATGATGTACGGGGGGACACTTCGGGCCGGGCCCCGGCCCGGCGGTGGATTCGCCGTCTCGGTCCGGCTCCCGGCCGGACCCGCGCACGGCACCGCATCCGACCGAAGGGAGCCGACCGCGTGA